The following coding sequences are from one Panthera leo isolate Ple1 chromosome E1, P.leo_Ple1_pat1.1, whole genome shotgun sequence window:
- the ZPBP2 gene encoding zona pellucida-binding protein 2 isoform X2: MDFRRAKKETVDPTYIWIGPNEKPLTGNNQINITKTGKLMVKDFLEALSGLYTCTLSYKTVKAETQEETIVKQRYDFMIFAYREPDYSYQMAVRFTTKSCEGRYNDLLFRVLKKILDNLISDLSCHVIEPSYKCHFVKIPKHGLIHELFIAFQVNPFAPGWKGACNDSADCEDITNHNILQARDRIEEFFRSQAYIYYHDFNKTIPAMHFVDHSFQVVRMDSCRPGFGKNEGLHSNCASCCVACSPGTFSPDVDVTCQNCVSVRIYGAKSCT, translated from the exons gaaataatcaaataaatataactaaaacAGGAAAGCTGATGGTGAAAGATTTTCTGGAGGCTTTGTCTGGACTTTACACATGTACTCTTTCTTATAAGACTGTCAAAGCAGAAACCCAAGAAGAAACAATAGTAAAGCAGAGATATGACTTTATGATCTTTG cctatCGGGAACCTGATTACTCATATCAGATGGCTGTACGTTTTACCACAAAGTCTTGTGAAGGAAGATATAATGACCTGCTTTTTAGAGTGCTGAAGAAAATCTTGGATAATTTAATCTCTGATTTGTCATGCCATGTCATAGAACCATCATATAAATGCCATTTTGTTAAAATTCCAAAACACGGCCTCATACATGAGCTATTTATAGCCTTTcaag tTAATCCTTTTGCACCAGGGTGGAAAGGTGCATGCAATGATTCTGCTGACTGTGAAGATATCACTAATCATAATATCCTCCAG gCAAGAGATCGGATAGAAGAATTTTTCCGGAGCCAAGCATATATTTACTACCATGACTTTAATAAAACTATACCAGCTATGCATTTTGTGGACCACAGTTTTCAAGTAGTACGTATGGATAGCTGTCGTCCAGGCTTTGGAAAAAATGAAGGTCTACACAGTAATTGTGCTAGCTGTTGcg TGGCTTGTAGTCCTGGGACTTTTAGTCCTGATGTTGATGTTACTTGTCAAAACTGCGTTTCTGTCCGTATTTATGGAGCTAAATCTTGCACATAA